From a region of the Mercurialis annua linkage group LG1-X, ddMerAnnu1.2, whole genome shotgun sequence genome:
- the LOC126684525 gene encoding patatin-like protein 2, translating into MLPIFSQLMKPDTPKSTPPTPRSPLQPPTFGNLITILSIDGGGIRGLIPGTILAFLESELQKVDGENARLADYFDVITGTSTGGLVTAMLTAPDEQNRPLFAAKDINDFYLHHCPKIFPQDKSAFAAVTKLVRSLWGPKYDGKYLHQVIREKLGDKRLDQTLTHVVIPTFDIKRLQPTVFSSYEGKKNPSLNALLSDICIATSAAPTYLPAYNFETKDSAGKVRQFDLIDGGVAANNPALVAMNAVMKEINRDNPDFFPIKPTDYTRFLVLSLGTGSAKCEEKFDARDVAKWGMLGWLTSEHSTPLIDVFMHASSDMVDFHISTVFQALHSEENYIRIQDDTLTGNLFSVDIATKENLNNLVKIGDELLKKRVSRVNLDTGAFQPAYKATNQEALTKLAKILSREKQLREARSPHGKAVAPRETPN; encoded by the exons ATGTTGCCTATATTTAGTCAATTAATGAAGCCTGATACTCCAAAATCAACCCCACCCACACCAAGATCACCTCTCCAGCCTCCGACTTTCGGAAACTTGATCACCATTCTTAGCATCGACGGAGGCGGAATTAGAGGACTTATACCCGGAACAATCCTTGCTTTCTTGGAGTCTGAGCTCCAG AAAGTGGACGGTGAGAATGCAAGATTGGCAGATTATTTCGATGTGATTACTGGAACTAGCACTGGTGGTCTGGTCACTGCTATGCTCACCGCACCCGATGAGCAAAATCGGCCTTTGTTTGCTGCTAAAGATATTAACGATTTCTATCTCCATCACTGCCCGAAAATCTTTCCTCAAGACAA GTCAGCTTTTGCTGCTGTGACGAAACTGGTCAGGTCTTTATGGGGACCAAAATATGACGGCAAATATTTACACCAAGTTATCAGGGAGAAGTTAGGAGATAAACGATTGGATCAGACGTTGACACATGTCGTCATACCAACGTTTGATATTAAGCGTCTTCAGCCTACTGTCTTCTCCAGCTACGAG GGGAAGAAGAACCCAAGCTTGAATGCACTTCTGTCGGATATATGCATTGCAACTTCAGCTGCTCCCACTTATCTTCCTGCTTATAATTTTGAAACCAAAGATTCCGCCGGAAAAGTGAGGCAGTTTGATCTTATTGATGGTGGCGTGGCTGCTAATAATCCG GCTTTGGTGGCTATGAATGCTGTGATGAAAGAAATTAACCGTGATAATCCCGATTTCTTCCCCATTAAACCAACGGATTATACTCGTTTTTTAGTGCTATCCTTAGGGACGGGTTCAGCAAAATGTGAAGAAAAATTTGATGCGAGAGATGTGGCTAAATGGGGAATGCTGGGATGGCTAACCAGCGAACACTCCACTCCATTGATCGATGTGTTCATGCATGCTAGCAGCGACATGGTTGATTTTCATATTTCCACTGTGTTTCAAGCTCTTCACTCTGAAGAAAATTACATTCGGATTCAGGATGATACGCTCACCGGAAATCTGTTTTCAGTAGATATAGCTACAAAAGAAAACTTAAATAATCTGGTCAAAATAGGAGATGAATTGCTAAAGAAACGAGTGTCAAGGGTTAATTTGGACACTGGTGCCTTTCAGCCTGCCTATAAGGCTACAAATCAAGAGGCTCTTACAAA GTTGGCTAAAATACTTTCGAGGGAGAAGCAGCTTCGTGAAGCCAGATCACCACATGGAAAGGCTGTTGCTCCGAGAGAAACACCTAATTAA
- the LOC126684493 gene encoding patatin-like protein 2, with protein sequence MLSISSRSLKQQDSQKSTASTPRSPLQPPTFGNLVTILSIDGGGIRGLIPGTILAFLESEIQKLDGEDARLADYFDVITGTSTGGIVTAMLTIPNEQNRPLFAAKDINTFYLEHCPKIFPQDTSAFAPATNLVRSLRGPKYDGKYLREIVREKLGDVRLDQTLTNVVIPTFDIKRLQPTVFSSYEVKKNPSLNALLSDICIATSAAPTYLPAHKFETVDSTEKVREFDLIDGSVAANNPALVAMNAVMKEINRANPDFFPIKPTDYTRFLVLSLGTGSAKCEEKFDASDVAKWGLLGWLTSEHSTPLIDAFMQASSDMVDFHISTVFQALHSEENYIRIQEDTLTGNLSSVDIATEENLNNLVKVGEELLKKRVARVNLDTGAFEPAYKATNEHALIKLAKILSREKLLREARSPHGKAVAPRETSD encoded by the exons ATGTTATCGATATCTAGCCGGTCCCTGAAGCAACAGGATTCCCAAAAATCAACAGCATCCACACCAAGATCACCTCTGCAGCCTCCAACTTTCGGGAACTTGGTCACCATTCTTAGCATCGATGGAGGCGGAATTAGAGGACTTATACCCGGAACAATTCTCGCTTTCTTGGAGTCTGAGATTCAG AAACTGGACGGTGAGGATGCAAGATTGGCAGATTATTTCGATGTGATTACTGGAACTAGCACCGGGGGTATTGTCACTGCTATGCTCACTATTCCGAATGAACAAAATCGCCCATTGTTTGCTGCTAAAGATATTAATACATTCTATCTCGAACACTGCCCCAAAATCTTTCCTCAAGACAC GTCTGCTTTTGCTCCTGCGACGAATCTGGTCAGGTCTTTGAGAGGACCAAAATATGATGGTAAATATTTACGCGAAATTGTGAGGGAGAAACTAGGAGATGTACGGTTAGATCAGACATTGACAAATGTCGTCATCCCAACGTTTGATATTAAACGCCTTCAGCCTACTGTCTTCTCCAGCTACGAG GTGAAGAAGAACCCAAGCTTGAATGCTCTTCTATCGGATATATGCATTGCAACTTCAGCCGCTCCGACTTATCTTCCTGCTCATAAATTTGAAACCGTTGATTCCACTGAAAAAGTGAGGGAATTCGATCTTATTGATGGTAGCGTGGCCGCTAATAATCCG GCTTTGGTGGCTATGAATGCTGTGATGAAAGAAATCAACCGGGCTAATCCTGATTTCTTCCCTATAAAGCCAACAGACTATACCCGATTCTTGGTTCTATCCTTAGGAACCGGTTCAGCAAAATGTGAAGAAAAATTTGATGCGAGTGATGTGGCTAAATGGGGATTGCTGGGATGGTTAACCAGTGAACATTCCACTCCGTTGATTGATGCGTTCATGCAGGCCAGCAGCGATATGGTTGATTTTCACATCTCCACTGTTTTTCAGGCTCTTCACTCTGAAGAAAATTACATTCGGATTCAAGAAGATACGTTAACTGGAAATCTGTCTTCAGTAGATATTGCGACGGAGGAAAACTTAAATAATCTCGTCAAAGTCGGTGAAGAGTTGCTAAAAAAACGAGTGGCGAGGGTTAATTTGGACACTGGCGCCTTTGAACCAGCATATAAGGCTACAAATGAACATGCTCTTATAAA GTTGGCTAAAATATTGTCGAGGGAGAAGCTGCTTCGTGAAGCCAGGTCACCGCATGGAAAAGCTGTTGCTCCGAGAGAAACATCTGATTAA